One window of Amaranthus tricolor cultivar Red isolate AtriRed21 chromosome 11, ASM2621246v1, whole genome shotgun sequence genomic DNA carries:
- the LOC130826420 gene encoding CBBY-like protein isoform X2 has protein sequence MASSIIYSPSTTPSSTSIYSHTKLSKLCSFNKNVNIIKLSSLFGKTLTITNELHIKLMSNKKSSSVVTCSVSLPAALLFDCDGVLVDTERDGHRVSFNDTFTERGLGVSWDVDLYGELLKIGGGKERMTAYFNQTGWPEKAPSGEAERKEFVASLHKQKTELFMALIEKKLLPLRPGVAKLIDQAFAKGVKVAVCSTSNEKAVSAIVSCLLGPERAAKIQIFAGDVVPKKKPDPAIYILASTTLGVDPASCVVVEDSAIGLAAAKAAGMKCIVTKSGYTAEEDFENADAVFDCIGDPPEERFDLDFCASLVAKQYAS, from the exons ATGGCTTCTTCTATCATTTACTCCCCATCAACAACTCCATCTTCCACCTCCATTTATTCCCACACAAAATTGTCCAAACTTTGCAGCTTTAATAAGAATGTGAACATCATAAAACTCTCTTCTTTGTTTGGTAAAACCTTAACAATAACAAATGAGTTACACATAAAGCTAATGAGCAACAAGAAAAGTTCAAGTGTTGTTACATGCTCTGTTTCACTTCCTGCTGCTCTTCTGTTTGATTGTGATGGTGTTCTTGTTGATACTGAGAGAGATGGTCATAGGGTTTCCTTCAATGACACATTTACTGAA AGGGGATTGGGTGTCTCTTGGGATGTGGATTTGTATGGTGAATTGCTCAAGATTGGAGGTGGAAAAGAAAG GATGACTGCCTACTTCAATCAGACTGGCTGGCCAGAAAAGGCTCCTTCAGGTGAAGCAGAAAGAAAAGAATTTGTTGCATCTCTACACAAGCAAAAGACGGAGCTTTTTATGGCGCTTATTGAGAAGAAACTGCTGCCTCTTCGACCAGGTGTTGCAAA GCTGATCGATCAGGCTTTCGCCAAAGGCGTCAAAGTTGCTGTCTGCAGCACATCTAACGAGAAAGCG GTCTCTGCAATAGTTTCATGCTTGTTGGGTCCTGAAAGAGCAGCGAAGATCCAGATTTTTGCTGGAGATGTGGTCCCTAAGAAGAAGCCCGATCCT GCCATTTATATACTAGCATCCACAACTCTTGGTGTTGACCCTGCAAG TTGTGTGGTGGTAGAGGACAGTGCCATAGGTCTTGCAGCAGCCAAAGCAGCAGGAATGAAGTGTATAGTGACCAAAAGCGG TTACACCGCAGAAGAAGATTTTGAGAACGCGGATGCAGTTTTTGATTGCATCGGAGACCCTCCAGAAGAAAGATTTGACTTGGATTTCTGTGCAAGCCTTGTTGCTAAGCAATATGCTAGCTAA
- the LOC130826420 gene encoding CBBY-like protein isoform X1 produces the protein MASSIIYSPSTTPSSTSIYSHTKLSKLCSFNKNVNIIKLSSLFGKTLTITNELHIKLMSNKKSSSVVTCSVSLPAALLFDCDGVLVDTERDGHRVSFNDTFTERGLGVSWDVDLYGELLKIGGGKERMTAYFNQTGWPEKAPSGEAERKEFVASLHKQKTELFMALIEKKLLPLRPGVAKLIDQAFAKGVKVAVCSTSNEKAVSAIVSCLLGPERAAKIQIFAGDVVPKKKPDPAIYILASTTLGVDPASCVVVEDSAIGLAAAKAAGMKCIVTKSGNRYLCCSYTAEEDFENADAVFDCIGDPPEERFDLDFCASLVAKQYAS, from the exons ATGGCTTCTTCTATCATTTACTCCCCATCAACAACTCCATCTTCCACCTCCATTTATTCCCACACAAAATTGTCCAAACTTTGCAGCTTTAATAAGAATGTGAACATCATAAAACTCTCTTCTTTGTTTGGTAAAACCTTAACAATAACAAATGAGTTACACATAAAGCTAATGAGCAACAAGAAAAGTTCAAGTGTTGTTACATGCTCTGTTTCACTTCCTGCTGCTCTTCTGTTTGATTGTGATGGTGTTCTTGTTGATACTGAGAGAGATGGTCATAGGGTTTCCTTCAATGACACATTTACTGAA AGGGGATTGGGTGTCTCTTGGGATGTGGATTTGTATGGTGAATTGCTCAAGATTGGAGGTGGAAAAGAAAG GATGACTGCCTACTTCAATCAGACTGGCTGGCCAGAAAAGGCTCCTTCAGGTGAAGCAGAAAGAAAAGAATTTGTTGCATCTCTACACAAGCAAAAGACGGAGCTTTTTATGGCGCTTATTGAGAAGAAACTGCTGCCTCTTCGACCAGGTGTTGCAAA GCTGATCGATCAGGCTTTCGCCAAAGGCGTCAAAGTTGCTGTCTGCAGCACATCTAACGAGAAAGCG GTCTCTGCAATAGTTTCATGCTTGTTGGGTCCTGAAAGAGCAGCGAAGATCCAGATTTTTGCTGGAGATGTGGTCCCTAAGAAGAAGCCCGATCCT GCCATTTATATACTAGCATCCACAACTCTTGGTGTTGACCCTGCAAG TTGTGTGGTGGTAGAGGACAGTGCCATAGGTCTTGCAGCAGCCAAAGCAGCAGGAATGAAGTGTATAGTGACCAAAAGCGG GAATCGATATTTGTGTTGTAGTTACACCGCAGAAGAAGATTTTGAGAACGCGGATGCAGTTTTTGATTGCATCGGAGACCCTCCAGAAGAAAGATTTGACTTGGATTTCTGTGCAAGCCTTGTTGCTAAGCAATATGCTAGCTAA